One part of the Acidaminococcales bacterium genome encodes these proteins:
- the rplQ gene encoding 50S ribosomal protein L17, producing the protein MAYRKLGRNSSARRALFRGIVTSLFQHEKIQTTIAKAKEISKMSAKMITLAKRGDLHARRQAAAFLMSEKVVKKLFDEIAPKYKDRPGGYTRIYRLGPRRGDAAEMAIIELV; encoded by the coding sequence ATGGCTTACAGAAAACTGGGCCGCAACTCAAGCGCCCGCCGCGCGCTGTTTCGCGGGATTGTAACGTCGCTTTTCCAGCACGAGAAAATACAAACGACCATTGCCAAAGCAAAAGAGATCAGCAAAATGTCCGCGAAAATGATCACGCTGGCCAAACGCGGCGACCTGCACGCCCGCCGCCAGGCGGCGGCTTTTCTCATGAGCGAGAAAGTAGTTAAAAAACTTTTTGACGAAATAGCGCCTAAATACAAAGACCGCCCGGGCGGCTACACGCGCATCTACCGTCTGGGGCCGCGGCGGGGGGATGCTGCGGAAATGGCGATAATCGAACTGGTTTAG
- the trpA gene encoding tryptophan synthase subunit alpha — protein sequence MMDKIARALTGKKGLIAYVTAGFPDYAECERAVLAAVEEGADVIELGLPFSDPLADGPILQKASADALAAGSTTEKTLRLAKGLRQKTAAPLLVMSYINPIAAFGVKKFAAEAAEAGIDGLILPDVPEEEKDVAAIELDRRGLSRIPFVAPTSGEERIAAICGKAQTGFIYCLARTGVTGAGGGFDRDTETLVRTARKYARLPIAIGFGITDAKAARQAAEYADAAIVGSALVDTLRQGGAPAVGSFVRSLRRELDRCG from the coding sequence ATGATGGACAAAATCGCCCGGGCGCTTACAGGCAAAAAAGGATTGATCGCCTATGTCACGGCCGGATTCCCGGACTACGCGGAGTGTGAGAGAGCCGTGCTGGCGGCCGTAGAAGAAGGCGCGGACGTGATTGAGTTAGGCCTTCCTTTTTCCGATCCCCTGGCCGACGGCCCGATATTGCAAAAGGCCAGCGCGGACGCGCTGGCCGCCGGGTCTACGACGGAAAAGACTTTGCGCCTGGCAAAGGGGCTGCGGCAAAAGACCGCCGCGCCGCTTTTGGTCATGTCTTATATCAACCCCATTGCCGCCTTCGGCGTCAAAAAATTCGCCGCCGAAGCCGCCGAAGCCGGAATTGACGGCTTGATCCTGCCGGACGTGCCGGAAGAAGAAAAAGACGTCGCCGCCATCGAATTAGACCGGCGCGGGCTCAGCCGCATCCCTTTTGTCGCGCCGACCAGCGGCGAAGAACGGATCGCCGCTATTTGCGGCAAGGCGCAAACCGGCTTTATTTATTGTCTGGCCCGCACGGGAGTTACCGGCGCGGGCGGCGGTTTCGACCGGGATACGGAAACCCTGGTCAGGACGGCGCGCAAATACGCGCGGCTGCCCATAGCCATCGGCTTTGGCATAACGGATGCCAAAGCCGCCCGTCAAGCGGCGGAATATGCCGACGCCGCCATCGTGGGCAGCGCGTTGGTAGACACCCTGCGCCAAGGCGGCGCCCCGGCGGTGGGAAGTTTTGTCCGCTCCCTGCGCCGGGAACTCGACCGCTGCGGGTAG
- the trpB gene encoding tryptophan synthase subunit beta, with translation MIKELPDKRGKFGGFGGRFVPETVMPALINLEKEYLRLRRDRGFQSELRRWLRGYAGRPTILYRAERLSKHYGRAAIYLKREDLLHTGAHKINNAIGQALLARRMGKARAVAETGAGQHGVAAATACALFGLKCVVYMGEEDMERQRLNVFRMRMLGAEVRPVASGTGTLKDATSEAIRDWVANVRDTHYILGTAAGPHPYPLLVRDFQSVIGRETKAQAAKEGLQIRKVIACVGGGSNAIGMFFPFRNDRSIEKIGVEAGGRGLERENAATINCGRPGFLHGSYSYLMQDGEGQVLPVYSLSAGLDYPGVGPEHSYYHETGAARYAAATDDEAIEAFQLLTKLEGIIPALESAHALAYLETAMPETAPGEAVIVCLSGRGDKDVEMVEKYLGGKK, from the coding sequence ATGATCAAAGAGTTGCCTGACAAAAGAGGGAAATTCGGCGGTTTCGGCGGGCGCTTTGTGCCGGAGACGGTAATGCCGGCGTTAATCAATCTGGAAAAAGAGTATCTTAGGCTGCGCCGGGACAGGGGCTTTCAAAGCGAACTCCGGCGCTGGCTGCGCGGCTACGCCGGACGCCCTACCATCCTTTACCGGGCTGAACGCCTGAGCAAACATTACGGGCGGGCGGCCATTTATTTGAAAAGGGAAGATCTTTTGCATACCGGCGCGCATAAAATAAACAACGCCATCGGGCAGGCGCTTTTGGCGCGGCGCATGGGCAAAGCCCGGGCGGTGGCGGAAACGGGCGCGGGGCAGCACGGCGTGGCCGCGGCAACCGCCTGCGCTTTGTTCGGTTTAAAGTGCGTCGTTTACATGGGCGAAGAAGATATGGAAAGGCAAAGGCTCAACGTCTTTCGCATGCGCATGCTGGGCGCCGAGGTGCGCCCGGTCGCTTCCGGCACGGGCACTTTAAAGGACGCCACCAGCGAAGCCATCCGCGATTGGGTCGCCAATGTGCGCGATACCCATTATATCTTGGGCACGGCCGCCGGACCTCACCCTTACCCGTTGCTGGTCCGGGACTTCCAGTCGGTCATTGGCCGGGAAACCAAGGCGCAGGCCGCCAAGGAAGGGCTGCAAATACGCAAGGTCATCGCGTGCGTCGGCGGCGGCAGCAACGCGATCGGGATGTTCTTTCCCTTCCGCAATGACCGCTCCATAGAAAAAATCGGCGTGGAAGCGGGCGGCCGCGGCCTTGAACGGGAAAACGCCGCCACCATCAATTGCGGCCGGCCGGGCTTTCTGCATGGTTCTTACAGTTATCTCATGCAAGACGGCGAAGGCCAGGTGCTGCCGGTTTATTCTCTCTCCGCCGGGCTTGACTATCCCGGCGTGGGGCCGGAACATTCCTATTACCACGAAACGGGCGCGGCGCGGTACGCGGCGGCAACCGACGACGAGGCCATAGAGGCTTTCCAGCTCCTGACCAAGCTTGAGGGCATAATACCGGCGCTGGAAAGCGCGCACGCTTTAGCCTACCTCGAAACGGCCATGCCGGAAACCGCGCCGGGGGAAGCGGTAATCGTCTGCCTGTCGGGCCGGGGGGACAAAGACGTGGAAATGGTGGAAAAATATCTGGGAGGGAAAAAATGA
- a CDS encoding indole-3-glycerol phosphate synthase TrpC → MLEQIVAKQKLALEKTMRDVPLSSFERRIEKRGGAFGQKIKTSGWTLIAECKLASPAKGALCPGETAPGLARVYEANGAAALSVHTNGHFLGKAQDLAAVRRGTGLPVMRKEFIVHPYQIYETAFLGADALLLIARILERKRLAEFIAEADGLGLDCLVEAHDEADIDKSLEAGAGIIGINNRDLANFATDINVSLRLFPRCAGKPAISESGIKNGKDAALLKGAGFKGILVGEALVTAGDIGQKTREMAL, encoded by the coding sequence ATGCTTGAACAGATAGTGGCGAAACAAAAACTGGCCTTGGAAAAAACTATGCGGGATGTTCCTTTGTCCTCTTTCGAGCGGAGGATTGAAAAAAGAGGGGGCGCTTTCGGCCAAAAAATAAAAACGTCCGGCTGGACGCTAATCGCCGAATGCAAGCTGGCATCGCCGGCCAAAGGCGCTCTTTGCCCGGGGGAAACGGCGCCGGGGCTTGCCCGCGTTTACGAAGCCAACGGCGCGGCCGCCCTTTCCGTCCACACCAACGGGCATTTCCTCGGCAAAGCGCAGGATTTGGCGGCCGTCCGAAGGGGCACCGGTTTGCCGGTTATGCGCAAAGAATTTATCGTTCACCCCTATCAGATCTATGAAACGGCTTTCCTTGGAGCCGACGCCCTGCTCCTCATTGCGCGCATCCTCGAGCGAAAGCGCCTGGCGGAATTTATCGCCGAAGCCGACGGCCTCGGGCTGGACTGCTTGGTCGAGGCGCACGACGAGGCGGACATAGATAAAAGCTTGGAGGCCGGCGCCGGGATAATCGGCATAAACAACCGCGACCTTGCGAATTTTGCAACGGACATCAATGTGTCGCTGCGCCTTTTTCCCCGCTGCGCGGGCAAACCGGCCATAAGCGAAAGCGGGATAAAAAACGGGAAAGACGCCGCGCTATTGAAGGGGGCGGGCTTTAAGGGCATACTGGTTGGCGAGGCCCTGGTCACGGCGGGCGACATTGGCCAAAAAACACGGGAGATGGCTTTATGA
- a CDS encoding phosphoribosylanthranilate isomerase, translated as MGRKTKIKICGAKTPQAAFAAQEAGADFIGVIFADSARRVDVDAARRIREAAGSVLLVGVFKDQPLAFVLSALERCGLDAVQLHGSEPPEWLDEISLPVFRSVAVRADGKFSFPLDRWRKARAFVFDRARADGASGGAGTPFCWRGLELGTLAAKAVVAGGLTPGNVGEAIKALRPCAVDVAGGVEINGEKSPALIQEFIKKAREADSDA; from the coding sequence ATGGGGCGAAAAACTAAAATAAAAATCTGCGGCGCAAAAACGCCGCAAGCGGCGTTTGCCGCCCAAGAGGCGGGAGCGGATTTCATCGGCGTGATTTTTGCGGACAGCGCCCGCCGGGTGGACGTGGACGCGGCCCGCCGGATAAGGGAGGCTGCCGGCAGCGTCCTTTTGGTCGGCGTGTTCAAGGACCAGCCGCTCGCTTTTGTCTTGTCGGCGCTTGAACGGTGCGGGTTGGACGCCGTGCAGCTGCACGGCAGCGAGCCGCCGGAATGGTTGGATGAAATCAGCCTGCCGGTTTTTCGCAGCGTGGCGGTCAGGGCGGACGGCAAGTTTTCCTTTCCTTTGGATCGGTGGCGGAAGGCGCGCGCCTTTGTCTTTGACCGCGCCCGCGCCGACGGCGCGAGCGGCGGCGCGGGCACGCCTTTTTGCTGGCGCGGCCTGGAGCTGGGCACCCTGGCGGCGAAAGCGGTTGTCGCGGGCGGGCTGACGCCGGGCAACGTCGGAGAAGCGATCAAGGCCCTGCGCCCTTGCGCCGTGGACGTGGCGGGCGGCGTTGAGATAAACGGCGAAAAATCGCCGGCGTTGATCCAGGAATTTATAAAAAAGGCGCGAGAGGCGGACAGCGATGCTTGA